One Solanum stenotomum isolate F172 unplaced genomic scaffold, ASM1918654v1 scaffold30406, whole genome shotgun sequence DNA segment encodes these proteins:
- the LOC125851837 gene encoding protein tesmin/TSO1-like CXC 2 isoform X2, giving the protein MSKKEGEDEKVSLESENVEVKSEEVEVEGRKSEVNVKGEEGGGGGGGGGGGVVVVVMDTPERNKSQIATPISKFEESPFSNFLNNLSPIKPVKAAHFPQTLNTLSFGSIPSVFTSPHVSSARESRFLRRHLLSDPSKPEFASDNSVKVDNDEAMPDAVNSSNEPKESFGSQNSVVEASNECSKLAVERTLNYECNDSPSTLPTGSFRGKSLSEFAGSSVTYVPLVQGMSGKGLLRCEVNTEGKNELDPNKEAPGCDWENLICDATDLLIFDSPGDPEAFTKAAGPNLRHFGFASNEMQNMQVFGQASTSECGGDGSETEKPSTQPGDETQVNEYAENQNMKPDSSLTNDGMGVGQSERTDNEMVSTLYRGMRRRCLVFEMVGSRRKHVDEGSGSSAVQDTDGNLACNEKQLVPYKAVNESSRCILPGIGLHLNALAASSKDGKVVKHETNASGKQLLITSGSAVSLHPLVAGQESMSKSQPETSREIVPFENSVPLMEDASLAPGHVNNEELSQTSPKKKRRRLEPGEGEACKRCNCKKSKCLKLYCECFAAGVYCVEPCACQDCFNKPIHEDTVLATRKQIESRNPLAFAPKVIRNADTISETGDDSSKTPASARHKRGCNCKKSGCLKKYCECYQGGVGCSINCRCEGCKNAFGRKDGTDGDAEEEETDACEKSTVDRAFHKNLLHSDVELNPDSTVPATPLAFRRPPMQLPFSLKNKPPRSSFLSIGSSSGIFAGQGVGRPDFFQPQPQPKFEKPFESIQEDEMPEILQQGGTSSPISGIKTASPNRKRVSPPHCDFANSPGRRSSRKLILQSIPSFPSLTPNP; this is encoded by the exons ATGTCTAAAAAAGAAGGGGAAGATGAGAAAGTGAGTTTAGAGAGTGAAAATGTAGAGGTAAAGAGTGAAGAGGTAGAAGTAGAAGGTAGAAAGAGTGAGGTGAATGTAAAAGgggaagaaggaggaggaggaggaggaggaggaggaggaggagtagTTGTGGTGGTGATGGATACTCCAGAGAGGAACAAGAGCCAGATCGCAACACCCATTTCCAAATTTGAG GAGTCCCCTTTTTCTAATTTCCTTAACAACCTTTCCCCCATCAAACCAGTTAAGGCCGCACATTTTCCCCAGACACTCAATACCCTTAGTTTTGGATCTATACCGTCTGTGTTCACCTCACCCCATGTCAGCTCCGCAAGGGAATCCAGATTTCTAAGAAG GCACCTGCTCTCAGATCCATCAAAACCAGAATTTGCTTCTGATAACAGTGTTAAAGTTGATAATGATGAAGCTATGCCAGATGCTGTTAATAGCTCAAATGAGCCCAAGGAAAGTTTTGGTTCTCAGAATTCTGTGGTTGAAGCATCCAATGAATGCTCAAAGCTTGCCGTTGAGCGAACTCTAAATTATGAGTGCAATGATAGTCCCAGTACTTTACCTACTGGGAGCTTTAGAGGTAAGAGTTTGTCAGAATTTGCAGGCAGTTCTGTGACATATGTCCCTTTGGTACAAGGCATGTCTGGAAAAGGTTTGCTTAGATGTGAAGTTAATACGGAGGGGAAAAATGAACTTGATCCAAATAAAGAAGCTCCAGGATGTGATTGGGAGAATTTGATTTGTGATGCTACGGATCTACTGATCTTTGACTCACCTGGTGACCCTGAGGCTTTCACTAAAGCAGCAGGTCCTAATTTGAGGCACTTTGGATTTGCCTCAAATGAAATGCAGAACATGCAAGTTTTTGGTCAGGCTAGTACCAGCGAATGTGGTGGAGATGGAAGTGAAACAGAGAAACCGTCTACTCAACCTGGGGACGAAACCCAAGTCAATGAATATGCTGAGAACCAAAACATGAAACCTGATTCTTCTCTAACAAATGACGGCATGGGTGTGGGTCAAAGTGAAAGAACTGATAATGAG ATGGTCTCTACTCTATACCGTGGAATGAGAAGACGTTGTCTAGTTTTTGAGATGGTGGGATCTCGAAGAAAGCATGTAGATGAGGGTTCTGGGTCTTCAGCTGTGCAAGACACTGATGGAAACCTTGCCTGCAACGAGAAGCAACTAGTACCTTATAAGGCGGTCAATGAATCTTCGCGATGCATTTTACCTGGAATTGGCTTGCATTTAAATGCCCTTGCAGCATCTTCAAAAGATGGTAAAGTTGTCAAGCATGAAACTAATGCTTCTGGGAAACAGCTTTTAATTACGTCTGGCTCAGCTGTCAGTCTTCATCCTTTAGTTGCTGGTCAAGAATCAATGAGTAAATCACAACCTGAAACCTCTAGAGAAATTGTACCTTTTGAGAATAGTGTACCTCTTATGGAGGATGCTAGCCTGGCACCTGGACATGTAAATAATGAAGAGCTTAGTCAGACTAGTCCAAAGAAAAAGAG ACGTCGATTGGAACCTGGGGAAGGTGAGGCATGCAAGCGCTGTAATTGTAAGAAATCAAAATGCTTGAAACT TTACTGTGAATGTTTTGCCGCTGGAGTCTACTGTGTGGAGCCATGTGCATGTCAAGACTGCTTCAACAAGCCTATTCATGAAGATACTGTCCTTGCAACTCGCAAACAGATCGAATCAAGAAACCCTCTTGCTTTTGCTCCTAAAGTGATAAGGAACGCTGACACTATTTCTGAAACAGGG GATGATTCCAGCAAGACTCCTGCCTCAGCTCGTCACAAGAGAGGATGCAACTGCAAGAAATCCGGCTGTCTGAAGAAATATTGTGAATGCTATCag GGAGGGGTTGGATGCTCCATCAATTGCAGATGTGAAGGATGCAAGAATGCATTCGGCAGAAAGGATG GCACAGATGGGGATGCTGAGGAAGAGGAAACAGATGCGTGTGAAAAGAGTACTGTCGATAGAGCTTTTCACAAAAACCTATTACATAGTGATGTAGAGCTGAATCCAGATTCCACCGTCCCTGCTACACCTTTAGCATTTAGAAG ACCACCAATGCAGCTCCCTTTCTCGTTGAAGAACAAACCACCTCGATCATCATTTCTATCTATCGGATCCTCATCTGGTATATTTGCTGGCCAAGGGGTCGGAAGGCCAGACTTCTTTCAACCTCAGCCTCAGCCCAAGTTCGAGAAGCCATTTGAGTCAATTCAAGAAGATGAAATGCCTGAGATACTCCAACAAGGGGGGACTAGCTCTCCAATCAGTGGCATTAAGACAGCTTCTCCCAATAGGAAGAGAGTTTCTCCTCCTCATTGTGACTTTGCGAATTCGCCCGGTCGTCGAAGCAGTCGCAAGTTGATACTGCAATCCATTCCTTCATTTCCTTCCCTCACTCCCAATCCTTGA
- the LOC125851837 gene encoding protein tesmin/TSO1-like CXC 2 isoform X1, which produces MSKKEGEDEKVSLESENVEVKSEEVEVEGRKSEVNVKGEEGGGGGGGGGGGVVVVVMDTPERNKSQIATPISKFEESPFSNFLNNLSPIKPVKAAHFPQTLNTLSFGSIPSVFTSPHVSSARESRFLRRHLLSDPSKPEFASDNSVKVDNDEAMPDAVNSSNEPKESFGSQNSVVEASNECSKLAVERTLNYECNDSPSTLPTGSFRGKSLSEFAGSSVTYVPLVQGMSGKGLLRCEVNTEGKNELDPNKEAPGCDWENLICDATDLLIFDSPGDPEAFTKAAGPNLRHFGFASNEMQNMQVFGQASTSECGGDGSETEKPSTQPGDETQVNEYAENQNMKPDSSLTNDGMGVGQSERTDNEMVSTLYRGMRRRCLVFEMVGSRRKHVDEGSGSSAVQDTDGNLACNEKQLVPYKAVNESSRCILPGIGLHLNALAASSKDGKVVKHETNASGKQLLITSGSAVSLHPLVAGQESMSKSQPETSREIVPFENSVPLMEDASLAPGHVNNEELSQTSPKKKRRRLEPGEGEACKRCNCKKSKCLKLYCECFAAGVYCVEPCACQDCFNKPIHEDTVLATRKQIESRNPLAFAPKVIRNADTISETGDDSSKTPASARHKRGCNCKKSGCLKKYCECYQGGVGCSINCRCEGCKNAFGRKDGSIFIGTDGDAEEEETDACEKSTVDRAFHKNLLHSDVELNPDSTVPATPLAFRRPPMQLPFSLKNKPPRSSFLSIGSSSGIFAGQGVGRPDFFQPQPQPKFEKPFESIQEDEMPEILQQGGTSSPISGIKTASPNRKRVSPPHCDFANSPGRRSSRKLILQSIPSFPSLTPNP; this is translated from the exons ATGTCTAAAAAAGAAGGGGAAGATGAGAAAGTGAGTTTAGAGAGTGAAAATGTAGAGGTAAAGAGTGAAGAGGTAGAAGTAGAAGGTAGAAAGAGTGAGGTGAATGTAAAAGgggaagaaggaggaggaggaggaggaggaggaggaggaggagtagTTGTGGTGGTGATGGATACTCCAGAGAGGAACAAGAGCCAGATCGCAACACCCATTTCCAAATTTGAG GAGTCCCCTTTTTCTAATTTCCTTAACAACCTTTCCCCCATCAAACCAGTTAAGGCCGCACATTTTCCCCAGACACTCAATACCCTTAGTTTTGGATCTATACCGTCTGTGTTCACCTCACCCCATGTCAGCTCCGCAAGGGAATCCAGATTTCTAAGAAG GCACCTGCTCTCAGATCCATCAAAACCAGAATTTGCTTCTGATAACAGTGTTAAAGTTGATAATGATGAAGCTATGCCAGATGCTGTTAATAGCTCAAATGAGCCCAAGGAAAGTTTTGGTTCTCAGAATTCTGTGGTTGAAGCATCCAATGAATGCTCAAAGCTTGCCGTTGAGCGAACTCTAAATTATGAGTGCAATGATAGTCCCAGTACTTTACCTACTGGGAGCTTTAGAGGTAAGAGTTTGTCAGAATTTGCAGGCAGTTCTGTGACATATGTCCCTTTGGTACAAGGCATGTCTGGAAAAGGTTTGCTTAGATGTGAAGTTAATACGGAGGGGAAAAATGAACTTGATCCAAATAAAGAAGCTCCAGGATGTGATTGGGAGAATTTGATTTGTGATGCTACGGATCTACTGATCTTTGACTCACCTGGTGACCCTGAGGCTTTCACTAAAGCAGCAGGTCCTAATTTGAGGCACTTTGGATTTGCCTCAAATGAAATGCAGAACATGCAAGTTTTTGGTCAGGCTAGTACCAGCGAATGTGGTGGAGATGGAAGTGAAACAGAGAAACCGTCTACTCAACCTGGGGACGAAACCCAAGTCAATGAATATGCTGAGAACCAAAACATGAAACCTGATTCTTCTCTAACAAATGACGGCATGGGTGTGGGTCAAAGTGAAAGAACTGATAATGAG ATGGTCTCTACTCTATACCGTGGAATGAGAAGACGTTGTCTAGTTTTTGAGATGGTGGGATCTCGAAGAAAGCATGTAGATGAGGGTTCTGGGTCTTCAGCTGTGCAAGACACTGATGGAAACCTTGCCTGCAACGAGAAGCAACTAGTACCTTATAAGGCGGTCAATGAATCTTCGCGATGCATTTTACCTGGAATTGGCTTGCATTTAAATGCCCTTGCAGCATCTTCAAAAGATGGTAAAGTTGTCAAGCATGAAACTAATGCTTCTGGGAAACAGCTTTTAATTACGTCTGGCTCAGCTGTCAGTCTTCATCCTTTAGTTGCTGGTCAAGAATCAATGAGTAAATCACAACCTGAAACCTCTAGAGAAATTGTACCTTTTGAGAATAGTGTACCTCTTATGGAGGATGCTAGCCTGGCACCTGGACATGTAAATAATGAAGAGCTTAGTCAGACTAGTCCAAAGAAAAAGAG ACGTCGATTGGAACCTGGGGAAGGTGAGGCATGCAAGCGCTGTAATTGTAAGAAATCAAAATGCTTGAAACT TTACTGTGAATGTTTTGCCGCTGGAGTCTACTGTGTGGAGCCATGTGCATGTCAAGACTGCTTCAACAAGCCTATTCATGAAGATACTGTCCTTGCAACTCGCAAACAGATCGAATCAAGAAACCCTCTTGCTTTTGCTCCTAAAGTGATAAGGAACGCTGACACTATTTCTGAAACAGGG GATGATTCCAGCAAGACTCCTGCCTCAGCTCGTCACAAGAGAGGATGCAACTGCAAGAAATCCGGCTGTCTGAAGAAATATTGTGAATGCTATCag GGAGGGGTTGGATGCTCCATCAATTGCAGATGTGAAGGATGCAAGAATGCATTCGGCAGAAAGGATG GTTCTATTTTCATAGGCACAGATGGGGATGCTGAGGAAGAGGAAACAGATGCGTGTGAAAAGAGTACTGTCGATAGAGCTTTTCACAAAAACCTATTACATAGTGATGTAGAGCTGAATCCAGATTCCACCGTCCCTGCTACACCTTTAGCATTTAGAAG ACCACCAATGCAGCTCCCTTTCTCGTTGAAGAACAAACCACCTCGATCATCATTTCTATCTATCGGATCCTCATCTGGTATATTTGCTGGCCAAGGGGTCGGAAGGCCAGACTTCTTTCAACCTCAGCCTCAGCCCAAGTTCGAGAAGCCATTTGAGTCAATTCAAGAAGATGAAATGCCTGAGATACTCCAACAAGGGGGGACTAGCTCTCCAATCAGTGGCATTAAGACAGCTTCTCCCAATAGGAAGAGAGTTTCTCCTCCTCATTGTGACTTTGCGAATTCGCCCGGTCGTCGAAGCAGTCGCAAGTTGATACTGCAATCCATTCCTTCATTTCCTTCCCTCACTCCCAATCCTTGA